Genomic segment of Candidatus Krumholzibacteriia bacterium:
CGCCGTCGCGGCCGAGGAGCCAGCCGGTCGGAGCGCCGGGGACCAGGAGCAGGTCCTGGGCGGAGGCACCGACCCATCGTGGTGATCCCATGGTCCGGCCGGGCCCGTCCGGGCGGAGGATCGCACGCACCGGCGACGACGCGGACCATCCTTCCACGACACGATCGGTCGGCTCCGAACCGTCGCGCCAGATCACCGTGCCGGAATCGGCGATCGGCCCGGACATGGGGCAGCCCACGATCTTCCACAGCGCCGGCCCGATCCGGACCGGCGGCGTCCAGTCGCCGGTCGACCGGCGCTCGATCCGATGGACGTCGCGGAACCCCCGTGCGTCGATCGCGCGGAACACGACCCTCAGGCCGAAACGATCGGCATCCACGTACGGGCGGCAACAGCCGCATACACTCGCGAAGGCATTCCCGGTGAGGTCGGTCTCTGTGGTCGCGCCCTCCGACGTGACCGCGGCGTGGAACACGTGGGCCGGCTCCTCGAGATCCTCGGGCGCATCGCGGGCATCGAGCCACACGACGTGCAGAACGCCATCGTCGTCGAAGGTCGCATGGACGAAGGCGTGGGCGGCATGGCCCGGACCCCCGTCGACCCGCACCGGAGCGCCGAAGGTCCGGCCGCCGTCCGCGCTCCGGGTCGCCCACAGTCGGCCGTCCCGGTCGAACCAGGACACCGCCACCCGGCGATCGCCGTCGGTCGCCGCGGCGGGGCGTGCCTCGTCGATCCCCAGGATCCGCACCGAGCCCGGCTCCCGGTTCAACCTCCGGGCCGCCCCCATCGCCCCGTCGTCCTCGCGACGGGCGCACAGCAGGTCGTGGCCGCCGGCGACCGGGCGGGCCCACACGAATACCGCCGTATCTCCTTGCAGCGCTTCGATCTGAGGTTGTTCGTAGCCGACCCTGGGCGCCGGAATCCGACGCTCCTGACCCGCCGACGGCGAGACACTCCAGATCATAATGAATCCGAACAACATCGTGTTGCGAAGGAACGACGAGAAGGTCATGGATGCTTCCTCGGGCGGAGTGGCCGCTTCGGGGACCGTGACTAGACTACCCGACCGACATTCCCACGGTGCAATCCCCAAGCCCACGAAGGGACGTGAGACCATGGCTGCCGACAACGATCGCGCCACGGCCGATGCACTCTCCAAGCTCCTCGCCGACAGCTACACGGTGTACCTGAAGACCCACAACTTCCACTGGAACGTGACGGGTCCGATGTTCACCACGCTGCACAACACGTTCGAGGACCAGTACACCGAGCTCGCCGCGGCCGTGGACGAGATCGCCGAGCGCATCCGCGCGCTGGGCTACCCGGCCCCCGGCTCGTACAAGCAGTTCTCCGAGCTGGCCACCGTGAAGGATGCCGAGGGAATCCCCAAGGCCCAGGACATGATCCGTGAGCTGTCCGACGACCTCGACACGATCGTCGCCAGTTCCAAGGCCGTCCACGCCGCCGCCGAGGCGGCCGGAGACCAGGCCAGCGGGGACCTGGCCGTGCGGCGCATGGAGGTCTCGGAGAAGAACGCCTGGATGCTACGCAGCCACCTCGAGTAGGTGGGCGCGACATCCGGCCCCGGACGGTTCGCCGTCGGACGCCCCGGTCGACCACGGCCGGGCGTTCCCCTTCGCGGTGTCGCGACCGTCAGAGGTAGCGATGCACCCAGTCGGCCAGGATGTTCGACACGAACTCCGAGTCCGCCGGGTCGGTCAGGAGATGGTCGGCACCGTCGAGGCTCACGAAACTCTTCGGGTGCTTGGCGGCCTTGTAGATGTGTGCCGCGTTCTCGATCCCGACGGTCGCGTCGAGCGGACTGTGGAAGATCATCAGGGCGCGCTTCAGATCGGCCAGGGAACGGTCGAGCCGGTGCCGCTCGATGTCCTCGAGGAACTCCCGACGGATCCGGAAGGTGCGACCCGCCAATTGGACCTCGGCGGACCCTTCGCGCTCGATCTGCTCACGCAGCACGCCGAAGTGCTCGGCCACGTGCGCAGGGTCGCTGGGCGCACCGACGGTTGCCACCGCCCGCACCGAATCGATACGCGGTGCCACCGCGAGCACCGCGGCCCCACCCAGGCTGTGCCCGATCAGCAGCGACGGGGCCTGCTCGTGCTCGGCGAGCCAGTCGGCGGCGACGACCACGTCCTCGCAGTTGCTCGTGAAATCGGTGTGGGCGAACTCGCCCTCGCTGTGACCGAGCCCGGTGAAGTCGAAGCGGAGCACGGCGTATCCCTGCTCGGCCAGACCACGGCTGATGCGGCTGGCCGCGTGGATGTCCTTGCTGCAGGTGAAGCAGTGGGCGAAGAGTGCGGTGGCCCGCAGTTCGCCGTCGGGACGATCGAGGCGGCCGGCCAACTGGGCGCCCTGTGAACCGGGAAAATCGACGCGATCGGAAGGCATGGCATCACCGTTTCGACGGGAGGAACGACGGCAGGCGCGACGCCATCATACGGGGCGGACCCCGGGTCGTGACAAGACGCGAACGTGGTCAGAGACCGGGCCCCCGCGACTCCACCGGCTCGTCGTCGCGGACCATGTGACTCGGCGTCGGCGACACGCTGTCGTCGCCGCTGGAAGACAGCGGGATCTCGATCGTGAAGGTACTGCCGCGACCGACCTCGCTGTCGAGACCGATCGAACCGCCCAGACGTCGCACCACGTGCTTCACGATGGCCAGACCGAGGCCGGTGCCTCCGAGCTCACGGCTGCGGGCCTTGTCCACGCGGTAGAAGCGTTCGAAGATCCGCTCGTGGTGGGCGGGATCGATCCCCACACCGGTGTCCTCGATCTCGAGCCGCGCCTCGTCGTCGTCGTGGGACAGGCGCAGCGTGACGTGACCGTCGGCCGCTGTGTAGCGGATCGCGTTGCTGAGAAGGTTGTCGACGATCTGTCGGACCGACTCGGCGTCGGCAGCGACCCGGACGTCCTCGTCGACCAGGTCGAGGTGCAGGTGCAGGCCCTTCTGTTCGGCGGCCGGCCGCTGGGTCTCGACGCAGTCCAGCACCGCACGCCGCAGCTCGACCACACTCTCGGCGCCCGCGTCCAGCTCGCGCTCGAGCCGCGACAGACTGAGCAGATCGACCACCAGACTGTTCAGCCGATCGGCCTGCCGCTGCACCCGCGCCAGGAAGCGCCGCCGGATGGGCTCGGGCATCTCCTCGTCCTCGAGGATCGATTCCACCAGCCCCTTGATCGCCGCCAGCGGGGTCTTGAGCTCGTGGCTGACGTTGCTGACGAAGTCGCTGCGCACCTCTTCGAGCCGGCGGATCTCGGTGACGTCGTGCAACACGATCACCACGCCGATGATCTCGCCGTCGCGGTCGCGCAGGCCGGAACTCTGCAGCTCCAGGGTCACCGACGACATTCCCGTCTGCAGGTGGATCTCGCCCTGCTTTCCGTCGACGCCGTCGAAGGTCGACCGCACGGCCCGCTGCAGTTCCGGGATCTGCACCACCTCGGTCAGTCGCCGACCGATGGCGTCGGGAGGATCGATCCGGAACATGCGCCCGGCGGCTGCGTTGAGATGCACCACTTCCTCGCTCCGATCCACCGCGATCACGCCCTCGGTCATGGCCGAGAGGATCGCCAGGATCTTGTTGCGGTCGGCGGTGATGGTGTCGTTGTGCTCACGGATACGCGTCCGCATCGCCTCGAAGGCGCGGGCGAGCGTTCCGAATTCGTCGCGGGAGTGGACCTCGATCGAACGGTCCAGCTCGCCGCGGCTGATCGCACGGATGCTCGAGATGATCTCGCGCAGTGGGCGCGTGAAGCGCCGGGCGAGAACCCAGCCCAGCAGCAGCGCCAGGAGCGAAGCCGCGACCGCCGAGAGCACCGTGCTGTCCCGAATGGTCGCCAGACGACGGTCGACGGTGTCGAGCGGCAGGGCGCTCCGGCAGAAGCCCACCAGCTGGTCGCCGCGCGCGGGATCTCGGACCGCCACGGCGACATACATCATCTCGACGTCGAGCGTGTCGCTGCGACGGGTCGACTGTCCCACACCCCGACGCCTCGCCTCGATCACCTCGGGACGGTCGGCGTGGTTCTCCATGACCGTGGGATCCTCGTGCGAATCGGCGACGACGCGACCGTCGGCGAGCATGACCGTCAGGCGCGTCTCGTTCGGCGCGGTGAGGTCGCGCAGGCGATCGGCGATGGTCTGCAGATCCACGGCCTCGCCCGCGGCGGAACTGGCCAACGCCGGTCGCGTCCATTCGCGCAACACGGTCACGGCGGTCTTCAGGGACCGCTGCATCTCCTCGAGCGTCGACTCCTGGATCCGGCTGCCGACGAGACCGCCGGTGACGGTGATCGTGAGCAGGATGAGGGCGACGTATCCGAGGTAGAGCCGGCGCAGGAAGCTGGCTCGGAGCATCAAGCGTCCTCGATGTCGCGGAAGCGGTATCCCACCCCACGAACGGTGGAGATGTAGTCGGCGTCGTCACCCAGCTTCTTGCGGATGGCGCGCACGTGCACGTCGATGTTCCGCTCGAGGATGTAGGCGTCCTCGCCGATGGCTTCCTTCACCAGGCGCTGCCGCGAGAAGACCTTGCCGGGGTGCGAAGCCAGGAAGTGCAGCAGACGGAACTCGGTGGCCGTCAGGTCCACCAGCTCTCCGCTCCGGACGACCTCGTGCCGGCTGGGGTCGATGGTCAGCTCGCCGAACACGACACGGTGCGGTCCTTCGTCCTCCACCCTCACGTTCGCCCGACGCAACACGGCCCGAACCCGGGCCACGAGCTCCCGCGGACCGAAGGGCTTGGTCAGGTAGTCGTCGGCCCCGACCTCCAGGCCGAGCACCACGTCGCTCTCCTCGCCCTTGGCGGTGACCATGATCACCGGAATCCCCCGCGTGGCCGACTCGTACTTGAGGCGTCGGCACACCTCGAGGCCGTCCATTCCAGGTAGCATGAGGTCGAGCAGAACGAGATCGGGGTTCTCCTTGCGGACCAGGTTGAGCCCGTCCTCGCCGTTCTCCACGCCAGCGACCTCGTAGCCCTCGCGCCGCAGATTGTACTGGATGACCTCGAGGATGTCGGGTTCGTCCTCGATGGCGATGATCCGTTCACGGCTCATGGCACTGTCTCGTGGGTGTGAGGAATGCGACGGCGTCGGGTCCCGGCTCGTGCGAGCCGCGGTGCCGCTTCGGGGCACACCTGCCCGAAAAACTACACCAGACCGTGGGTTCCGCCGTCAAGATGGGGTGAAGGCGGGGTCAAGGGAGCCGGCACGGGATCACTCGGTCCCCGGAGAGGGCTCCGCGGCGGTGAGCGACCGCGCCCATCGCGCGCCCCGGCGCACGCTCCGCCCCACCCATTCCCGCAGCCGCCGGATCTGCCATCCGGTCCACACGAACCCGAAATAGAGCGGCGGCAGCGCGAGCAGGAGCAGGATCGTGCTCGAGACCAGCCCGCCGACCGAACTCAACGCCAGGTTCTCCCAGATGTCCTGGTTGCGGTCGTCCATCCACGACAGCTCGAAGGGCAGCTCGACACCGAACACCGTCCACGGGATCTCCTGGTAGCTGACCAGCAGCGGAATCAGGCCGACGATCGTGGTTCCGCTCGTGAGCAGGATCGAGCGCAGTCGGATCATCGTGGCCCGGGCGACGGCCCTCCGGAGCAGGGGACCGCGTTCCTCGGCGGACAGCAGGAACAGATCGCTCCCCCCGAGCTGCTTGCGCGTTCCGGGCAGGATGCCCGCGTCGGCCTCCGGGTCGCCGCCGAGCTTGGCGCGCAGCACCAGCGCCGCCTCGTGCCGGAACCGGCTCACGAGCAGGATCGCGTTGTTCACCACGATTCCGAAGAGCAGGATCAACCCGATCTGCGCCGACGAGTCGAAGGGCACCGTGCTCCAGGCGAAGATCAGGACCACGCCGATCCCGGCCATCGGTAGCGATGCGAGCACGAGGGTGGGCAGGGCGATACTCTCGAACAAGGCCGCCAGGACCATGAAGATGAACACGGCGGCCAGCACGATCGCCAGCTGCAGCTCCTCTTCCTCTTCTTCGGTGAAGAACTCACGGTTCGCCTCTTCGGCCGTGTAGCCGTAGGGCAGGCTCATGCTGTCGAGGATCGACTGGATGTAGGCACGTCGCATGCGGTCGGTGCCGATGTACTCCCAGTTCACGAACATCGAGTAGCGCTGGTTCTCGCGCGTGATCTCGTCGCTGAGGGGGACCGTCTCGAGTTCCACCAGATCACCGAGCCGAACCTGCTCGCCACTGGGCGTCTCGAGCACGTAGGCCGACACCTCGCTGAACTCGATCTCGTCGGCGCCCTCGTACGACAGCTGCATGCGTTCCTGTTCGCCGTCGACGATCATGCGCCAGGGGGTGTCGACCCCGAGCAGCCGCCGCACCTGCTGGACCACCTGCAACACGCTCAGCCCGTACTCGCCGAGCACGTCGCGTTTCAGACGGACCACCGTCTCCTCGTTGCTGGACCGCCCGAAGCGGGCGCTGCTGGTGATCCGCGCATTGCGCGCGCGTCGACTGCGCGAGGCCTTCTCCAGTGTTTCGCCAGCGATCTCGCGGAGAACCTTGCTGTTGTAGCCCGTGATCTTGATCAGGGAGTTCAGCGCCGATCCGCCGAAGCTCCCCTTGAAGTAGGGCTGGTCGGAGAAACCCCGGATGAACACGAAGGCACCGCCCGTGAGATCGGCGACCTCCACCAGGAGGTTCCGGTACAACAACGGCAGCGGCGAACGGATCTGTTCGTCGGTGAACTCGATGTTGACCGAACCCTGGTTGCCGAACACGTTCGTGCGCATGCGCACGCCGTCCTCGAGCGGCAACAAGGCCCGTTCGAATTTGAGGATGGTCTCGCTGGTGACCTGGACGTCCGTCCCGTCGGGCATGCGGACGAACACGAACAGGGTCTCCTCGCTGCCGAAGCCGAAGAAGCCACCCTTGATGACGTCCTCGTCGTAGACCTTCCACCCGTACCAGCCGAGGGCCACGAGCCCCACGATCATCAGCGGCCATATGAACTGGTTGAACGCCAGGATCCGCCGCGGCCAGCTCAGCTTCTCCGAGAGGTCCGGGAGGACGTGCACGATCCGCTGCAGCTGTCCGTCGTCGGACAGTTCGTTGGGCCCGTCGGGGCTGCGCCGGGCCAGCCGCGAGGCCCATGCCTGCTTCAACACCACCGGGATCCAGCCGAAGGCCACGAAGATCGACGCGAGCATGGCCAACGCCACGCTCACGGCCAGGGGCACGTAGTACAGCGCCAGACGACCGCTGAGGAAGATGAAGCTCAGGAAGGCCACGATCGTGGTCAGCGTCGTGGTGAGGATGGGAAAGACGACCTCGGTCGTGCCCTCGACCACGGTCTCGAACACCACCCGCAGCTTCGCCCGCCGCGACAGTCCTGCCTGGTTCGCCCGGTCGAGCGACTCGATCCGGCGGTGGATCGAATCGAGCACGAGAATGCTGTTGTCCAGCAAGAGCCCGAAGCAGATCGTCAGCCCACTGATGGTGATGAAGTTCACCGAAAGCTGCAGGAAGTAGAACAGGCTCAGACAGATCACGAGCGCGAAGAGGACCGAACCGATCACGATCGCCGTCAACACCACCTGCCGCAGCGAGATCGCCAGCAACAGGAACAACACCAGCAGGATGATGCCCGAGCGTACGAGCAACTCGGTGAGCTTGTCCTCGAGTTCCTGGCCCTGATCGGTCTCGACGCGGAGTGTGGCGTCGAAGGGAACGCTGGCCTCGAGATCCGGCAGGGCGTCGCGCAGATCGCGGCTCACCGCGATCGAGTTGCCACCGCTACGCTTCTCGACCCGGACCTGGACCACGCTCTTGGCGTTGCTGCGCGCGAAGTTCGTCGGGTCCTCGTGCCCGGCGACCACGTCACCCAGCATGTCCACGGTGAAGTTCACGTCGCCGCGACGGGCGACGATGGCGTTGCGCAGATCCTCGACGGACACCCGGTCGCGTAACGAGACCAGCTTCTCGGCGCCACCCTCGAACACGGCACCGGCCGAGGCGAGAAGGTCGAGGTCGTTGATCGATCCGAACACCTCGTCGCTCGTGATCCCGTAGAAGCGGAGCTTCTGGCGATCGAGCAGGATCTTCACCAGCGGAAGCGCTCCGCCCACGACGCGGGCGTCGGCCACGCCCTCGATCCCGAGCACCTGTGGAACGATCCACTGCTCGCTACGCTCGCGCAGTTCGTTCGGTCCGAGGTCGCTCTCGATACTGAAGATGAAGAAGCCCTCGGTCTCGAACTCCTCGGGCACGAAGGCAGTGATCTGCGGTTGTGTCGCGCCCAGCGGCAGGTTGCGGCGCACCGAGCCGAGCGCCTCGTTCAGTTCCAGCCGCGCGAAGTCGATCACCGCATCGCGGGTGAGTTCGATCTCCACGCGGCTTCGCCCGGCGCTGCTCGTCGACACCACGTTCTCGACGTCCTCGACACTGCGTGCCGCCTCCTCGATCGGAAGGGTGATGGACTGCTGGACGGCCTGCGGGGACGCACCGTTCCACACCGTGGTCACGGTGAGCGTGGGAAGATCGACCTCGGGCAACGCCTCGACCTCGATCCGCGGCAGGGCGTACAGAGCGAGCACCACGAAGGCTCCGAAGATCATCCAGGTGGTGACGGGGTGGTTCACGAAGAAGCGCGTCATCGACGATCCCCTTCGTGGGTCAGGCCCGCTGGGGGCTGCGTTGCGGTGCCACGGCTCGGTGCGTCGGGTTCGGGACCGGACGCCGGCCGGACCCGGATCCGGTGCGCGATACGGTAGAGCAACGGCGTGTACACCAGCGTGAGCAGCGTGGTCAGGGCGAGACCGC
This window contains:
- a CDS encoding Dps family protein, which encodes MAADNDRATADALSKLLADSYTVYLKTHNFHWNVTGPMFTTLHNTFEDQYTELAAAVDEIAERIRALGYPAPGSYKQFSELATVKDAEGIPKAQDMIRELSDDLDTIVASSKAVHAAAEAAGDQASGDLAVRRMEVSEKNAWMLRSHLE
- a CDS encoding ATP-binding protein; this encodes MLRASFLRRLYLGYVALILLTITVTGGLVGSRIQESTLEEMQRSLKTAVTVLREWTRPALASSAAGEAVDLQTIADRLRDLTAPNETRLTVMLADGRVVADSHEDPTVMENHADRPEVIEARRRGVGQSTRRSDTLDVEMMYVAVAVRDPARGDQLVGFCRSALPLDTVDRRLATIRDSTVLSAVAASLLALLLGWVLARRFTRPLREIISSIRAISRGELDRSIEVHSRDEFGTLARAFEAMRTRIREHNDTITADRNKILAILSAMTEGVIAVDRSEEVVHLNAAAGRMFRIDPPDAIGRRLTEVVQIPELQRAVRSTFDGVDGKQGEIHLQTGMSSVTLELQSSGLRDRDGEIIGVVIVLHDVTEIRRLEEVRSDFVSNVSHELKTPLAAIKGLVESILEDEEMPEPIRRRFLARVQRQADRLNSLVVDLLSLSRLERELDAGAESVVELRRAVLDCVETQRPAAEQKGLHLHLDLVDEDVRVAADAESVRQIVDNLLSNAIRYTAADGHVTLRLSHDDDEARLEIEDTGVGIDPAHHERIFERFYRVDKARSRELGGTGLGLAIVKHVVRRLGGSIGLDSEVGRGSTFTIEIPLSSSGDDSVSPTPSHMVRDDEPVESRGPGL
- a CDS encoding response regulator gives rise to the protein MSRERIIAIEDEPDILEVIQYNLRREGYEVAGVENGEDGLNLVRKENPDLVLLDLMLPGMDGLEVCRRLKYESATRGIPVIMVTAKGEESDVVLGLEVGADDYLTKPFGPRELVARVRAVLRRANVRVEDEGPHRVVFGELTIDPSRHEVVRSGELVDLTATEFRLLHFLASHPGKVFSRQRLVKEAIGEDAYILERNIDVHVRAIRKKLGDDADYISTVRGVGYRFRDIEDA
- a CDS encoding efflux RND transporter permease subunit, with the protein product MTRFFVNHPVTTWMIFGAFVVLALYALPRIEVEALPEVDLPTLTVTTVWNGASPQAVQQSITLPIEEAARSVEDVENVVSTSSAGRSRVEIELTRDAVIDFARLELNEALGSVRRNLPLGATQPQITAFVPEEFETEGFFIFSIESDLGPNELRERSEQWIVPQVLGIEGVADARVVGGALPLVKILLDRQKLRFYGITSDEVFGSINDLDLLASAGAVFEGGAEKLVSLRDRVSVEDLRNAIVARRGDVNFTVDMLGDVVAGHEDPTNFARSNAKSVVQVRVEKRSGGNSIAVSRDLRDALPDLEASVPFDATLRVETDQGQELEDKLTELLVRSGIILLVLFLLLAISLRQVVLTAIVIGSVLFALVICLSLFYFLQLSVNFITISGLTICFGLLLDNSILVLDSIHRRIESLDRANQAGLSRRAKLRVVFETVVEGTTEVVFPILTTTLTTIVAFLSFIFLSGRLALYYVPLAVSVALAMLASIFVAFGWIPVVLKQAWASRLARRSPDGPNELSDDGQLQRIVHVLPDLSEKLSWPRRILAFNQFIWPLMIVGLVALGWYGWKVYDEDVIKGGFFGFGSEETLFVFVRMPDGTDVQVTSETILKFERALLPLEDGVRMRTNVFGNQGSVNIEFTDEQIRSPLPLLYRNLLVEVADLTGGAFVFIRGFSDQPYFKGSFGGSALNSLIKITGYNSKVLREIAGETLEKASRSRRARNARITSSARFGRSSNEETVVRLKRDVLGEYGLSVLQVVQQVRRLLGVDTPWRMIVDGEQERMQLSYEGADEIEFSEVSAYVLETPSGEQVRLGDLVELETVPLSDEITRENQRYSMFVNWEYIGTDRMRRAYIQSILDSMSLPYGYTAEEANREFFTEEEEEELQLAIVLAAVFIFMVLAALFESIALPTLVLASLPMAGIGVVLIFAWSTVPFDSSAQIGLILLFGIVVNNAILLVSRFRHEAALVLRAKLGGDPEADAGILPGTRKQLGGSDLFLLSAEERGPLLRRAVARATMIRLRSILLTSGTTIVGLIPLLVSYQEIPWTVFGVELPFELSWMDDRNQDIWENLALSSVGGLVSSTILLLLALPPLYFGFVWTGWQIRRLREWVGRSVRRGARWARSLTAAEPSPGTE